One stretch of Halapricum desulfuricans DNA includes these proteins:
- a CDS encoding aminopeptidase — MDGRIEEHAETLVDWSARIERGDDVVLAVADGAHDLAVATARVLGERGANLLSLYRSDEIQRAYLRAHDGEFDTDPEYQRALYEHADSVLFLGGGRNTAATADVSGERLNAYGRARKAIREARMDTDWVSTVHPTRSLAQQAGMSLPAYEEFVYDAVLRDWEALAAEMADLKEILDEGSEVRLVGEGTDLTMSIEGRTAVNSAASVAYDSHNLPSGEVFTAPDSPEGHVTFDVPMTIRGKRVRDVRLEFEDGVVTDYSAAVNADVIGEVLETDAGARRLGELGIGMNRGIDRPTDSILFDEKMAETVHLALGRAYDACLPDGESGNDSAVHVDLITNMDEGSRLEIDGEAIQRDGRFRWEDGF; from the coding sequence ATGGACGGACGAATCGAGGAGCACGCCGAGACGCTGGTCGACTGGAGCGCGCGGATCGAACGTGGCGACGATGTCGTGCTGGCGGTCGCGGACGGCGCCCATGACCTCGCGGTCGCGACCGCTCGCGTGCTGGGCGAGCGCGGCGCGAACCTCCTGTCGCTGTATCGGTCCGACGAGATCCAGCGGGCGTATCTCCGGGCCCACGACGGCGAGTTCGACACCGACCCCGAGTACCAGCGCGCGCTGTACGAGCACGCCGACAGCGTGCTGTTTCTCGGGGGCGGTCGCAACACCGCCGCGACGGCCGACGTGTCTGGCGAGCGCCTGAACGCTTACGGCCGCGCCCGCAAGGCGATCAGGGAGGCCCGGATGGACACCGACTGGGTCTCGACAGTCCACCCCACGCGATCGCTGGCCCAGCAGGCGGGCATGAGCCTGCCCGCCTACGAGGAGTTCGTCTACGACGCCGTGCTCCGCGACTGGGAGGCGCTGGCCGCGGAGATGGCCGATCTGAAAGAAATCCTCGACGAGGGGAGCGAGGTCAGGCTCGTCGGCGAGGGGACCGACCTGACGATGTCGATCGAGGGCCGAACCGCGGTCAACAGCGCGGCCTCGGTCGCCTACGACTCGCACAACCTGCCCAGCGGCGAGGTCTTTACTGCCCCTGACTCGCCCGAGGGGCACGTGACCTTCGACGTGCCGATGACGATCCGCGGCAAGCGCGTTCGGGACGTGCGCCTCGAGTTCGAGGACGGCGTCGTCACCGATTACAGCGCGGCCGTCAACGCGGACGTCATCGGCGAGGTGCTCGAGACCGACGCGGGGGCGCGCCGCCTCGGGGAACTGGGGATCGGGATGAACCGCGGGATCGATCGGCCGACCGATTCGATCCTCTTCGACGAGAAGATGGCCGAGACGGTCCACCTGGCGCTGGGTCGGGCCTACGACGCCTGCCTGCCCGACGGGGAGAGCGGCAACGACAGCGCCGTCCACGTCGATCTCATCACGAACATGGACGAGGGATCGCGGCTCGAAATCGACGGCGAGGCGATCCAGCGCGACGGGCGGTTCCGCTGGGAAGACGGCTTTTGA
- a CDS encoding mannose-1-phosphate guanylyltransferase has translation MDRPIAAVVLAGGTGTRLYPATRSDRPKQFLSFGDEQSMLEATVERAGFADEVYVLTRPAFRDDVETLVPDVTVLTEPEPKDTGPALAYATHRVREEVGPCVVLALPSDHHVEGDFESTARQACRVAADTGRLVAIGVESDRPATGYGYVEPGADLGAYFEVESFTEKPDSERAERYLDDGYYWNSGTFAWVPEAFLDAAAETELGPLVTALDDGEPVRGYGAVPSISVDYAVMESASDIAVVPADYEWDDLGTWDALARVFETDTDGNAVLGDHLALEAADNVIASDGHVSTVDVENLVIASFDDRTLVADRDAVQRVRDVVEQLKTREEF, from the coding sequence ATGGACCGTCCGATCGCGGCCGTCGTGCTGGCCGGCGGCACTGGCACGCGACTGTATCCGGCGACTCGCAGCGACCGACCGAAGCAGTTCCTCTCGTTCGGCGACGAACAGTCGATGCTCGAGGCGACCGTCGAGCGCGCCGGCTTCGCCGACGAAGTGTACGTTCTCACGCGGCCGGCGTTTCGCGACGACGTTGAAACGCTCGTGCCCGACGTGACCGTTCTCACTGAGCCGGAGCCGAAAGACACCGGGCCCGCGCTGGCGTACGCCACCCACCGCGTCCGCGAGGAAGTGGGGCCATGTGTCGTGCTCGCGCTCCCGAGCGATCACCACGTCGAAGGGGATTTCGAGTCGACCGCGCGGCAAGCCTGTCGCGTCGCGGCCGATACCGGACGGCTGGTCGCGATCGGCGTCGAGTCCGACCGGCCGGCGACCGGGTACGGCTACGTTGAACCCGGAGCCGATCTGGGGGCGTACTTCGAAGTCGAGTCGTTCACCGAAAAGCCCGACAGCGAGCGCGCTGAACGGTATCTCGACGACGGCTACTACTGGAACAGCGGCACGTTCGCGTGGGTTCCCGAGGCGTTTCTGGACGCGGCGGCCGAGACCGAACTCGGGCCGCTCGTCACGGCACTCGACGACGGCGAACCGGTGCGGGGGTACGGGGCAGTCCCGTCGATCAGTGTCGACTACGCCGTCATGGAATCGGCCTCCGACATCGCGGTCGTCCCTGCCGACTACGAATGGGACGACCTGGGAACCTGGGACGCGCTCGCGCGCGTCTTCGAGACCGACACCGACGGCAACGCCGTGCTCGGCGATCACCTCGCGCTCGAGGCCGCGGACAACGTCATCGCCAGCGACGGTCACGTCAGCACTGTCGACGTCGAAAACCTGGTTATCGCGTCGTTCGACGACCGCACGCTCGTCGCCGACAGAGACGCTGTCCAGCGCGTTCGCGACGTCGTCGAGCAACTAAAAACCCGAGAGGAGTTCTGA
- a CDS encoding DUF7116 family protein encodes MGAVTTRLDTQAKSIFDDLGYTVSHEGGEITAERKWRVVHVTPMPEPDDAPTSGRFRCFVTREGNCRELERRLQRQQLEYDWAIMGIDETGDYEVHATTVGW; translated from the coding sequence ATGGGGGCTGTTACCACGCGCCTCGACACGCAGGCGAAATCGATCTTTGACGACCTCGGGTACACGGTTTCTCACGAGGGAGGGGAGATCACGGCCGAGCGCAAGTGGCGGGTCGTTCACGTGACGCCGATGCCCGAGCCGGACGACGCTCCCACATCGGGGCGGTTCAGGTGTTTCGTGACACGGGAGGGGAACTGTCGTGAGCTCGAACGGCGACTACAGCGCCAACAGCTGGAATACGACTGGGCGATCATGGGTATCGACGAAACCGGCGACTACGAGGTCCACGCGACGACAGTCGGCTGGTAG
- a CDS encoding DUF7557 family protein — MTHTLEISDDLKERLDTHVEEDESYEEFIEELVSVYETEGAFLQEGYSE; from the coding sequence ATGACCCACACGCTCGAAATCAGCGACGACCTCAAGGAGCGACTCGACACCCACGTCGAGGAAGACGAGTCCTACGAGGAGTTCATCGAGGAACTGGTCTCGGTCTACGAGACCGAAGGTGCGTTCCTCCAGGAAGGCTACTCCGAGTAG